A portion of the Amia ocellicauda isolate fAmiCal2 chromosome 22, fAmiCal2.hap1, whole genome shotgun sequence genome contains these proteins:
- the LOC136717841 gene encoding claudin-4-like: MASLGLEIIGVSLAVFGWIGSILSCVLPMWRVTAFIGVNIVTAQTVWEGIWMNCVVQSTGQMQCKIYDSMLALPQDLQAARALTVICIVLGIFGILVSIAGAKCTNCIEEQSNKSKVMIVCGVTFIVASLMQLVPICWSANTIVREFYSPIIPDAQKREIGASLYVGWAAAALLLMGGSLLCCSCPQNEVKYNPPRMAYSTSRSMAPSGYDRRDYV, from the coding sequence ATGGCTTCGTTGGGATTGGAGATCATCGGCGTGTCTCTGGCAGTTTTCGGGTGGATTGGCAGCATCTTGTCCTGCGTTCTGCCCATGTGGAGAGTGACAGCTTTCATCGGCGTCAACATCGTGACGGCACAGACAGTCTGGGAGGGCATCTGGATGAACTGCGTGGTGCAGAGCACGGGGCAGATGCAGTGCAAGATCTACGACTCCATGCTGGCGCTGCCCCAGGACCTGCAGGCGGCCCGCGCCCTCACCGTCATCTGCATCGTCCTGGGCATCTTCGGCATCCTCGTCTCCATCGCTGGGGCCAAGTGCACCAACTGCATCGAGGAGCAGTCCAACAAGTCCAAGGTGATGATCGTGTGTGGGGTGACGTTCATCGTGGCCTCCCTCATGCAGCTGGTGCCCATCTGCTGGTCTGCCAACACCATCGTCAGGGAGTTCTACAGCCCCATCATCCCCGATGCACAGAAACGGGAGATCGGCGCCTCCCTGTATGTGGGCTGGGCCGCCGCCGCCCTGCTGCTCATGGGGGGGTCCCTGCTGTGCTGCAGCTGCCCCCAAAACGAGGTCAAATACAACCCCCCCAGGATGGCCTATTCCACCAGCAGGTCCATGGCCCCCAGTGGCTATGACCGGAGAGATTACGTCTGA